From the Phyllopteryx taeniolatus isolate TA_2022b chromosome 16, UOR_Ptae_1.2, whole genome shotgun sequence genome, one window contains:
- the si:ch211-106h11.3 gene encoding CCN family member 1, translated as MGILLLLTVMQAVTVALVTAECPVVCECPAGPPSCAPGVSSVPDGCGCCKVCAAQLNQDCHEGRPCDHHKGLECNYGNDVGRTNGICRAKAEGRSCEYSGRIYQNGENFQAGCKHQCTCIDGAVGCVPLCPSHVPLASTSCPAPHLVKVPGQCCLSIECHKGTTVVPPVHRRRQPPAYPPYPFIPYSVYPYVKPYAKPYQKLYPYKPKNEMDTLGNELVEVGRKWDKPHGHKHLAAWKQVGDQCVVQTTSWSQCSRSCGMGISSRVTNDNARCKLVKETRLCNIRPCSSMSIPAKKGRKCSRTHKAPEPHRLSYAGCRSTRLHRPNYCGVCRDGRCCSPRRTRTASVTFACPDGERFTRSVMFIQSCKCSDECNHLNEAAMPPQLWLYGDTHKFID; from the exons GTCCCGCCGGGCCCCCATCCTGTGCCCCGGGGGTGAGTTCTGTCCCGGATGGATGCGGTTGCTGCAAAGTGTGCGCCGCACAGCTGAACCAGGACTGCCACGAAGGTCGGCCCTGTGACCACCATAAAGGCCTGGAGTGCAACTATGGCAATGATGTTGGCCGTACCAATGGCATCTGCAGGG CAAAGGCAGAGGGCCGCTCCTGCGAATACAGTGGGCGAATCTATCAAAATGGCGAGAATTTTCAAGCTGGCTGCAAGCACCAGTGTACCTGCATCGACGGGGCAGTGGGTTGCGTGCCCCTTTGCCCCAGCCACGTGCCCCTGGCATCAACTTCCTGTCCGGCCCCACACCTGGTCAAGGTGCCGGGCCAGTGCTGCCTCAGCATCGAGTGCCACAAGGGAACAACCGTTGTGCCGCCGGTGCACCGCCGACGTCAACCTCCGGCTTACCCGCCGTACCCCTTCATTCCCTACTCGGTTTACCCTTACGTGAAACCGTATGCAAAACCTTACCAGAAGCTGTATCCCTACAAACCCAAAAACGAGATGGACACCCTGGGAAATGAGTTAGTGGAGGTGGGCCGCAAATGGGACAAGCCACATGGCCACAAGCACCTGGCGG CGTGGAAGCAGGTGGGAGATCAGTGCGTGGTCCAGACCACTTCCTGGTCCCAGTGTTCTCGCAGCTGTGGGATGGGCATTTCCTCTCGCGTTACCAACGACAATGCCCGCTGTAAGCTGGTCAAGGAGACCCGTCTGTGCAACATACGACCCTGCAGCTCCATGTCGATCCCAGCCAAG AAAGGAAGGAAGTGCTCCCGAACCCACAAGGCCCCCGAGCCGCACCGCCTGTCCTACGCCGGTTGCAGGAGCACTCGCCTGCACAGACCCAACTACTGCGGCGTGTGCAGAGACGGCCGCTGCTGCTCACCACGTCGCACGCGCACCGCCAGCGTCACCTTCGCCTGCCCCGACGGCGAACGCTTCACCAGATCCGTCATGTTCATCCAGTCGTGCAAGTGCAGCGACGAGTGCAACCATCTCAATGAGGCGGCCATGCCCCCGCAGCTCTGGCTCTATGGAGACACACACAAGTTCATTGACTAG
- the si:ch211-106h11.1 gene encoding volume-regulated anion channel subunit LRRC8D isoform X2 — protein sequence MFSLSELVSLEQHENRSKLLKPWWEVFMDYTVVLMLMTSVLASTVQLSRDKVVCAHEILPWSSRFFPYIALLLSLMLVASGSFWLHFPHTSACIEHFLAILAKCCESPWTSQALTHTARQENLQDKPKVPQKSLHGHLRVESNPFRPFLKQSDSPTPPSPCPSSHSIDSTVTVRLTSSSAHFPTHSPPCPKQGISLDKSDGEEARALFERVKRFRSHCESSDVIYKVYLAQTIFKLLMVTLILSYIGPLLNAFSFTHICHPEVQPLVAYTTFQCIHVLSSLLHKLLLTYLTLLGLYGLLNFYTLSWILYNSLREYPFDLLKETKSQRDMPELRNDLAFLLHMLDQYDPLLVQHLSVFLCPDSESDLLDTHLEGHWGKDKLRDLTTSDHRGHTCLQLVALPQLPPALFTLSHLQVLKLELITDARFTVQVSDMTSLRELHLYQCTAIVEPSALRVLQERLEVLSIIFAHSSEIPSWVVSLRSLHELHLSGRLGRSWPLRSLRNLLHLRALVIHGMLQQLPGVLHEVAGSLVRLEVSNEDAKLLGVSSLKQMVDLTELQLRGCQLERLPSSLQALTKLQALDIHNNRLRTLGELSRLAHLNCLSCLRLSNNHIGALPACIGELKGLVVLDLCNNQLLNIPLPLFSLCNLQKLLLAGNLLERLPAEVKALQQLTELDISRNRLQRLPSELFTNCMKLCLLNVSHNSLRSLPVGISSLNHLCKFDLRDNSLCELPAELGRCSGLRGGGLLVEYCIFLSLPPRARDFLSNSCCLGSNESDLDDFPHFSPSQWRFSSAMESQI from the exons ATGTTTTCCTTGTCAGAGTTGGTTTCGCTGGAGCAGCACGAGAACAGGTCCAAACTGCTGAAGCCATGGTGGGAGGTCTTCATGGACTACACGGTGGTCCTGATGTTGATGACCTCCGTTCTTGCCAGTACGGTGCAACTGTCCAGGGACAAAGTG GTGTGCGCCCATGAAATTTTGCCTTGGTCTTCCCGATTCTTCCCCTACATAGCACTGCTACTGTCTCTAATGTTGGTGGCCAGCGGCTCCTTCTGGCTCCACTTCCCCCACACGTCTGCGTGCATCGAGCACTTCCTGGCCATCTTGGCAAAGTGTTGCGAGTCACCGTGGACGTCCCAGGCCCTGACCCACACTGCCCGACAGGAGAACCTCCAAGACAAACCAAAAGTGCCACAGAAGAGCCTCCATGGCCACTTGAGAGTCGAGTCAAACCCATTCAGGCCATTTTTGAAACAGTCAGATTCTCCCACTCCTCCTTCGCCGTGCCCTTCCAGTCACTCCATTGATTCCACTGTGACCGTTAGGCTGACCAGTTCCTCGGCCCACTTCCCGACTCACAGCCCTCCTTGTCCAAAGCAAGGAATTAGTCTTGATAAAAGTGATGGTGAGGAGGCCAGGGCCCTGTTTGAACGGGTTAAGAGATTTAGATCCCACTGTGAAAGCTCAGATGTCATTTACAAG GTGTACTTGGCCCAGACGATATTCAAGCTGCTGATGGTAACTCTGATTTTGAGTTACATTGGCCCTCTTCTCAATGCTTTTTCTTTCACCCACATTTGTCACCCTGAGGTGCAACCCTTGGTAGCCTACACAACCTTTCAGTGTATCCATGTGCTCTCGTCCCTCCTGCACAAACTGCTGTTGACCTACTTGACCTTATTGGGACTGTACGGCCTTCTTAACTTTTACACCCTCAGCTGGATTTTGTACAA CTCTCTCCGGGAGTATCCCTTCGATTTGCTGAAAGAGACAAAGTCCCAGAGAGACATGCCAGAGCTGAGGAATGACCTGGCCTTTCTTTTACATATGTTAGACCAGTACGACCCGTTGCTGGTCCAGCACCTCTCTGTTTTTCTCTGTCCTGACAGTGAGAGTGATTTGCTGGATACACATTTGGAGGGACACTGGGGGAAGGATAAGCTGCGTGATTTGACTACTTCTGACCACCGTGGGCACACCTGTCTGCAGCTGGTTGCCCTTCCTCAACTTCCTCCTGCCCTCTTTACACTCAGCCACCTTCAGGTCCTCAAACTGGAGCTCATCACAGACGCTCGTTTTACAGTACAGGTGTCCGACATGACCTCCCTTAG GGAGCTCCACCTCTACCAGTGCACAGCAATAGTGGAGCCCAGTGCACTCAGAGTCCTCCAAGAACGACTTGAGGTCCTCAGCATCATCTTCGCCCACTCATCGGAGATCCCCAGCTGGGTTGTCTCCCTCCGCAGCCTCCATGAGCTTCACCTATCTGGTCGCCTGGGGCGCAGCTGGCCTCTCAGGAGCCTCAGAAACTTGCTTCACCTGCGTGCACTGGTGATTCACGGCATGCTACAGCAGCTCCCTGGAGTGCTGCATGAGGTGGCTGGCAGCTTGGTGAGGCTGGAGGTTAGTAATGAAGATGCCAAACTGCTTGGAGTTTCGAGCTTGAAGCAGATGGTCGACTTGACAGAGCTGCAGCTTCGGGGTTGTCAGCTCGAGCGTTTGCCATCTTCCCTGCAAGCTCTGACCAAACTACAGGCTCTCGACATACACAATAATAGGCTGCGAACTCTGGGGGAACTTTCTCGTCTGGCTCATCTCAATTGTCTGTCTTGCCTCAGACTTTCCAATAACCACATCGGAGCTCTACCTGCCTGCATTGGTGAACTGAAAGGACTTGTGGTCCTTGATCTGTGCAACAACCAACTCCTGAATATTCCTTTGCCACTCTTCTCTCTTTGCAACCTTCAAAAGCTCCTGTTGGCTGGGAACCTGCTTGAGAGGCTCCCTGCAGAGGTGAAAGCACTGCAACAGCTCACAGAGTTAGACATCAGTAGGAACAGGCTACAGAGGCTGCCTTCAGAGTTATTCACTAACTGTATGAAGCTTTGCCTTTTAAATGTATCACACAATTCTCTTCGATCATTACCAGTGGGGATTTCATCCTTAAATCATCTGTGCAAGTTTGATCTGCGTGATAACAGTCTGTGTGAACTGCCTGCCGAATTGGGCCGCTGCTCAGGCTTGCGTGGAGGTGGTCTCCTGGTggaatattgcatttttctctcATTGCCTCCACGTGCGAGGGACTTCTTGAGCAATTCTTGCTGCTTGGGCTCAAATGAGTCAGATTTAGACGATTTTCCACACTTTTCTCCTTCACAGTGGCGATTCTCATCAGCCATGGAATCACAGATATGA
- the si:ch211-106h11.1 gene encoding volume-regulated anion channel subunit LRRC8D isoform X1 → MFSLSELVSLEQHENRSKLLKPWWEVFMDYTVVLMLMTSVLASTVQLSRDKVVCIPLNPLASVNSSYNPSDSLASQLPAHIAPDDGQNLHLTPSGRRTHLVYQQYVYVSQVCAHEILPWSSRFFPYIALLLSLMLVASGSFWLHFPHTSACIEHFLAILAKCCESPWTSQALTHTARQENLQDKPKVPQKSLHGHLRVESNPFRPFLKQSDSPTPPSPCPSSHSIDSTVTVRLTSSSAHFPTHSPPCPKQGISLDKSDGEEARALFERVKRFRSHCESSDVIYKVYLAQTIFKLLMVTLILSYIGPLLNAFSFTHICHPEVQPLVAYTTFQCIHVLSSLLHKLLLTYLTLLGLYGLLNFYTLSWILYNSLREYPFDLLKETKSQRDMPELRNDLAFLLHMLDQYDPLLVQHLSVFLCPDSESDLLDTHLEGHWGKDKLRDLTTSDHRGHTCLQLVALPQLPPALFTLSHLQVLKLELITDARFTVQVSDMTSLRELHLYQCTAIVEPSALRVLQERLEVLSIIFAHSSEIPSWVVSLRSLHELHLSGRLGRSWPLRSLRNLLHLRALVIHGMLQQLPGVLHEVAGSLVRLEVSNEDAKLLGVSSLKQMVDLTELQLRGCQLERLPSSLQALTKLQALDIHNNRLRTLGELSRLAHLNCLSCLRLSNNHIGALPACIGELKGLVVLDLCNNQLLNIPLPLFSLCNLQKLLLAGNLLERLPAEVKALQQLTELDISRNRLQRLPSELFTNCMKLCLLNVSHNSLRSLPVGISSLNHLCKFDLRDNSLCELPAELGRCSGLRGGGLLVEYCIFLSLPPRARDFLSNSCCLGSNESDLDDFPHFSPSQWRFSSAMESQI, encoded by the exons ATGTTTTCCTTGTCAGAGTTGGTTTCGCTGGAGCAGCACGAGAACAGGTCCAAACTGCTGAAGCCATGGTGGGAGGTCTTCATGGACTACACGGTGGTCCTGATGTTGATGACCTCCGTTCTTGCCAGTACGGTGCAACTGTCCAGGGACAAAGTGGTGTGCATTCCTTTGAATCCTCTTGCCTCAGTAAATTCAAGTTACAATCCCTCAGACTCTTTAGCATCACAGTTGCCAGCACATATTGCACCTGACGATGGCCAAAATCTTCATTTGACTCCTTCGGGTCGACGCACTCATCTAGTTTACCAGCAGTATGTCTATGTTAGCCAG GTGTGCGCCCATGAAATTTTGCCTTGGTCTTCCCGATTCTTCCCCTACATAGCACTGCTACTGTCTCTAATGTTGGTGGCCAGCGGCTCCTTCTGGCTCCACTTCCCCCACACGTCTGCGTGCATCGAGCACTTCCTGGCCATCTTGGCAAAGTGTTGCGAGTCACCGTGGACGTCCCAGGCCCTGACCCACACTGCCCGACAGGAGAACCTCCAAGACAAACCAAAAGTGCCACAGAAGAGCCTCCATGGCCACTTGAGAGTCGAGTCAAACCCATTCAGGCCATTTTTGAAACAGTCAGATTCTCCCACTCCTCCTTCGCCGTGCCCTTCCAGTCACTCCATTGATTCCACTGTGACCGTTAGGCTGACCAGTTCCTCGGCCCACTTCCCGACTCACAGCCCTCCTTGTCCAAAGCAAGGAATTAGTCTTGATAAAAGTGATGGTGAGGAGGCCAGGGCCCTGTTTGAACGGGTTAAGAGATTTAGATCCCACTGTGAAAGCTCAGATGTCATTTACAAG GTGTACTTGGCCCAGACGATATTCAAGCTGCTGATGGTAACTCTGATTTTGAGTTACATTGGCCCTCTTCTCAATGCTTTTTCTTTCACCCACATTTGTCACCCTGAGGTGCAACCCTTGGTAGCCTACACAACCTTTCAGTGTATCCATGTGCTCTCGTCCCTCCTGCACAAACTGCTGTTGACCTACTTGACCTTATTGGGACTGTACGGCCTTCTTAACTTTTACACCCTCAGCTGGATTTTGTACAA CTCTCTCCGGGAGTATCCCTTCGATTTGCTGAAAGAGACAAAGTCCCAGAGAGACATGCCAGAGCTGAGGAATGACCTGGCCTTTCTTTTACATATGTTAGACCAGTACGACCCGTTGCTGGTCCAGCACCTCTCTGTTTTTCTCTGTCCTGACAGTGAGAGTGATTTGCTGGATACACATTTGGAGGGACACTGGGGGAAGGATAAGCTGCGTGATTTGACTACTTCTGACCACCGTGGGCACACCTGTCTGCAGCTGGTTGCCCTTCCTCAACTTCCTCCTGCCCTCTTTACACTCAGCCACCTTCAGGTCCTCAAACTGGAGCTCATCACAGACGCTCGTTTTACAGTACAGGTGTCCGACATGACCTCCCTTAG GGAGCTCCACCTCTACCAGTGCACAGCAATAGTGGAGCCCAGTGCACTCAGAGTCCTCCAAGAACGACTTGAGGTCCTCAGCATCATCTTCGCCCACTCATCGGAGATCCCCAGCTGGGTTGTCTCCCTCCGCAGCCTCCATGAGCTTCACCTATCTGGTCGCCTGGGGCGCAGCTGGCCTCTCAGGAGCCTCAGAAACTTGCTTCACCTGCGTGCACTGGTGATTCACGGCATGCTACAGCAGCTCCCTGGAGTGCTGCATGAGGTGGCTGGCAGCTTGGTGAGGCTGGAGGTTAGTAATGAAGATGCCAAACTGCTTGGAGTTTCGAGCTTGAAGCAGATGGTCGACTTGACAGAGCTGCAGCTTCGGGGTTGTCAGCTCGAGCGTTTGCCATCTTCCCTGCAAGCTCTGACCAAACTACAGGCTCTCGACATACACAATAATAGGCTGCGAACTCTGGGGGAACTTTCTCGTCTGGCTCATCTCAATTGTCTGTCTTGCCTCAGACTTTCCAATAACCACATCGGAGCTCTACCTGCCTGCATTGGTGAACTGAAAGGACTTGTGGTCCTTGATCTGTGCAACAACCAACTCCTGAATATTCCTTTGCCACTCTTCTCTCTTTGCAACCTTCAAAAGCTCCTGTTGGCTGGGAACCTGCTTGAGAGGCTCCCTGCAGAGGTGAAAGCACTGCAACAGCTCACAGAGTTAGACATCAGTAGGAACAGGCTACAGAGGCTGCCTTCAGAGTTATTCACTAACTGTATGAAGCTTTGCCTTTTAAATGTATCACACAATTCTCTTCGATCATTACCAGTGGGGATTTCATCCTTAAATCATCTGTGCAAGTTTGATCTGCGTGATAACAGTCTGTGTGAACTGCCTGCCGAATTGGGCCGCTGCTCAGGCTTGCGTGGAGGTGGTCTCCTGGTggaatattgcatttttctctcATTGCCTCCACGTGCGAGGGACTTCTTGAGCAATTCTTGCTGCTTGGGCTCAAATGAGTCAGATTTAGACGATTTTCCACACTTTTCTCCTTCACAGTGGCGATTCTCATCAGCCATGGAATCACAGATATGA
- the LOC133466405 gene encoding ATP-dependent RNA helicase DDX39A, translating into MAENDVDNELLDYEDDEEPQGAPESGAPAGKKEVKGSYVSIHSSGFRDFLLKPELLRAIIDCGFEHPSEVQHECIPQAILGMDILCQAKSGMGKTAVFVLATLQQIEPVDGQVAVLVMCHTRELAFQISKEYERFSKYMPAVKTVVFFGGLPIKKDEEVLKKNCPHIVVGTPGRILALVRNKTLSLKNVKHFVLDECDKMLEQLDMRCDVQDIFRITPHEKQVMMFSATLSKEIRPVCRKFMQDPMEVFVDDETKLTLHGLQQYYCKLKDSEKNRKLFDLLDVLEFNQVVIFVKRIQRCIALSQLLVEQNFPAIAIHKGMDQGERLARYQQFKEFQRRILVATNLFGRGMDIERVNIVFNYDMPEDSDTYLHRVARAGRFGTKGLAITFVSDETDAKTLNDVQDRFEVNVAELPDEIDISSYIEQSR; encoded by the exons ATGGCTGAGAATGATGTTGACAATGAGCTGCTCGActatgaagatgatgaagaacCCCAAGGAGCACCTGAGAGTGGAGCCCCTGCCGGCAAGAAGGAGGTGAAGGGATCCTACGTTTCAATCCACAGTTCTGGCTTCAGGGACTTCCTGCTCAAACCCGAGTTACTTCGTGCCATTATCGACTGTGGCTTTGAACATCCATCTGAAG TCCAGCACGAATGCATCCCACAAGCCATCTTGGGGATGGACATCCTTTGCCAAGCAAAATCGGGTATGGGCAAGACAGCTGTGTTTGTGTTGGCCACTCTTCAACAGATTGAACCAGTCGATGGACAG GTAGCAGTATTAGTCATGTGCCACACGCGAGAGCTGGCCTTCCAGATTAGCAAAGAATACGAGCGCTTCTCCAAGTACATGCCCGCGGTCAAAACGGTGGTATTCTTCGGCGGGCTTCCCATCAAGAAAGACGAGGAAGTCCTAAAGAAGAACTGCCCCCACATAGTCGTTGGAACGCCGGGCCGCATCCTCGCTCTCGTCCGGAACAAGACGCTCAGTCTGAAAAACGTCAAGCATTTTGTCCTGGATgagtgtgacaaaatgttggaGCAGCTTG ACATGAGGTGTGATGTACAGGACATCTTCAGAATCACGCCTCACGAGAAACAGGTCATGATGTTCAGTGCTACGCTGAGCAAGGAGATCCGACCAGTCTGTCGCAAATTCATGCAGGAC CCCATGGAGGTATTTGTGGATGACGAGACCAAACTAACCCTGCACGGTCTGCAACAGTACTACTGCAAGTTGAAAGATAGTGAGAAAAACCGCAAGCTCTTTGACCTGCTGGATGTGCTGGAGTTTAACCAG GTGGTGATCTTCGTCAAGAGAATCCAGCGCTGCATCGCCTTGTCGCAACTTCTGGTAGAGCAGAATTTCCCTGCTATTGCCATCCACAAGGGGATGGACCAGGGGGAGAG ACTAGCTCGCTATCAGCAATTCAAAGAATTCCAAAGGCGCATTTTGGTGGCCACCAACCTCTTTGGTCGAGGGATGGACATCGAGCGAGTCAACATCGTCTTCAACTATGACATGCCAGAAGATTCAGACACTTATTTACACAGG GTTGCCCGCGCTGGTAGGTTTGGCACCAAAGGCCTGGCTATAACCTTTGTGTCGGACGAGACCGACGCCAAGACTCTGAACGACGTGCAGGATCGTTTTGAGGTCAACGTGGCCGAGCTGCCCGACGAGATCGACATCTCCTCTTACA TTGAGCAGTCCAGATGA
- the si:ch211-106h11.1 gene encoding volume-regulated anion channel subunit LRRC8D isoform X3, with amino-acid sequence MSQQKLNHQAYALAIFSVFNCNVCAHEILPWSSRFFPYIALLLSLMLVASGSFWLHFPHTSACIEHFLAILAKCCESPWTSQALTHTARQENLQDKPKVPQKSLHGHLRVESNPFRPFLKQSDSPTPPSPCPSSHSIDSTVTVRLTSSSAHFPTHSPPCPKQGISLDKSDGEEARALFERVKRFRSHCESSDVIYKVYLAQTIFKLLMVTLILSYIGPLLNAFSFTHICHPEVQPLVAYTTFQCIHVLSSLLHKLLLTYLTLLGLYGLLNFYTLSWILYNSLREYPFDLLKETKSQRDMPELRNDLAFLLHMLDQYDPLLVQHLSVFLCPDSESDLLDTHLEGHWGKDKLRDLTTSDHRGHTCLQLVALPQLPPALFTLSHLQVLKLELITDARFTVQVSDMTSLRELHLYQCTAIVEPSALRVLQERLEVLSIIFAHSSEIPSWVVSLRSLHELHLSGRLGRSWPLRSLRNLLHLRALVIHGMLQQLPGVLHEVAGSLVRLEVSNEDAKLLGVSSLKQMVDLTELQLRGCQLERLPSSLQALTKLQALDIHNNRLRTLGELSRLAHLNCLSCLRLSNNHIGALPACIGELKGLVVLDLCNNQLLNIPLPLFSLCNLQKLLLAGNLLERLPAEVKALQQLTELDISRNRLQRLPSELFTNCMKLCLLNVSHNSLRSLPVGISSLNHLCKFDLRDNSLCELPAELGRCSGLRGGGLLVEYCIFLSLPPRARDFLSNSCCLGSNESDLDDFPHFSPSQWRFSSAMESQI; translated from the exons ATGTCTCAGCAGAAATTGAATCATCAAGCTTATGCTCTGGCCATTTTTTCAGTGTTCAACTGTAAT GTGTGCGCCCATGAAATTTTGCCTTGGTCTTCCCGATTCTTCCCCTACATAGCACTGCTACTGTCTCTAATGTTGGTGGCCAGCGGCTCCTTCTGGCTCCACTTCCCCCACACGTCTGCGTGCATCGAGCACTTCCTGGCCATCTTGGCAAAGTGTTGCGAGTCACCGTGGACGTCCCAGGCCCTGACCCACACTGCCCGACAGGAGAACCTCCAAGACAAACCAAAAGTGCCACAGAAGAGCCTCCATGGCCACTTGAGAGTCGAGTCAAACCCATTCAGGCCATTTTTGAAACAGTCAGATTCTCCCACTCCTCCTTCGCCGTGCCCTTCCAGTCACTCCATTGATTCCACTGTGACCGTTAGGCTGACCAGTTCCTCGGCCCACTTCCCGACTCACAGCCCTCCTTGTCCAAAGCAAGGAATTAGTCTTGATAAAAGTGATGGTGAGGAGGCCAGGGCCCTGTTTGAACGGGTTAAGAGATTTAGATCCCACTGTGAAAGCTCAGATGTCATTTACAAG GTGTACTTGGCCCAGACGATATTCAAGCTGCTGATGGTAACTCTGATTTTGAGTTACATTGGCCCTCTTCTCAATGCTTTTTCTTTCACCCACATTTGTCACCCTGAGGTGCAACCCTTGGTAGCCTACACAACCTTTCAGTGTATCCATGTGCTCTCGTCCCTCCTGCACAAACTGCTGTTGACCTACTTGACCTTATTGGGACTGTACGGCCTTCTTAACTTTTACACCCTCAGCTGGATTTTGTACAA CTCTCTCCGGGAGTATCCCTTCGATTTGCTGAAAGAGACAAAGTCCCAGAGAGACATGCCAGAGCTGAGGAATGACCTGGCCTTTCTTTTACATATGTTAGACCAGTACGACCCGTTGCTGGTCCAGCACCTCTCTGTTTTTCTCTGTCCTGACAGTGAGAGTGATTTGCTGGATACACATTTGGAGGGACACTGGGGGAAGGATAAGCTGCGTGATTTGACTACTTCTGACCACCGTGGGCACACCTGTCTGCAGCTGGTTGCCCTTCCTCAACTTCCTCCTGCCCTCTTTACACTCAGCCACCTTCAGGTCCTCAAACTGGAGCTCATCACAGACGCTCGTTTTACAGTACAGGTGTCCGACATGACCTCCCTTAG GGAGCTCCACCTCTACCAGTGCACAGCAATAGTGGAGCCCAGTGCACTCAGAGTCCTCCAAGAACGACTTGAGGTCCTCAGCATCATCTTCGCCCACTCATCGGAGATCCCCAGCTGGGTTGTCTCCCTCCGCAGCCTCCATGAGCTTCACCTATCTGGTCGCCTGGGGCGCAGCTGGCCTCTCAGGAGCCTCAGAAACTTGCTTCACCTGCGTGCACTGGTGATTCACGGCATGCTACAGCAGCTCCCTGGAGTGCTGCATGAGGTGGCTGGCAGCTTGGTGAGGCTGGAGGTTAGTAATGAAGATGCCAAACTGCTTGGAGTTTCGAGCTTGAAGCAGATGGTCGACTTGACAGAGCTGCAGCTTCGGGGTTGTCAGCTCGAGCGTTTGCCATCTTCCCTGCAAGCTCTGACCAAACTACAGGCTCTCGACATACACAATAATAGGCTGCGAACTCTGGGGGAACTTTCTCGTCTGGCTCATCTCAATTGTCTGTCTTGCCTCAGACTTTCCAATAACCACATCGGAGCTCTACCTGCCTGCATTGGTGAACTGAAAGGACTTGTGGTCCTTGATCTGTGCAACAACCAACTCCTGAATATTCCTTTGCCACTCTTCTCTCTTTGCAACCTTCAAAAGCTCCTGTTGGCTGGGAACCTGCTTGAGAGGCTCCCTGCAGAGGTGAAAGCACTGCAACAGCTCACAGAGTTAGACATCAGTAGGAACAGGCTACAGAGGCTGCCTTCAGAGTTATTCACTAACTGTATGAAGCTTTGCCTTTTAAATGTATCACACAATTCTCTTCGATCATTACCAGTGGGGATTTCATCCTTAAATCATCTGTGCAAGTTTGATCTGCGTGATAACAGTCTGTGTGAACTGCCTGCCGAATTGGGCCGCTGCTCAGGCTTGCGTGGAGGTGGTCTCCTGGTggaatattgcatttttctctcATTGCCTCCACGTGCGAGGGACTTCTTGAGCAATTCTTGCTGCTTGGGCTCAAATGAGTCAGATTTAGACGATTTTCCACACTTTTCTCCTTCACAGTGGCGATTCTCATCAGCCATGGAATCACAGATATGA